The following nucleotide sequence is from Kiritimatiella glycovorans.
GATTCCGCCGAATTCGGAAGCGAGGCTGCCCTCGTCCCCGAAGATCGACGGATCGCGGCCAAGCAGTCCATGATGCAGCGGGCCTTCGCCGACGCCGGGCGACGGGAGATGCGCGTCTGTTTCGCTCTGGATATCGACACCGCATCTGTGCTGCCGCAGGAGATGATCACGGCCCTGGACGAGGATGAGCGCTTCAGCAATGGCGATATCTGGTTGCCGCGGCCGGACACCCCCGGAGGGTATGAATTCTACCTGGCGCAAGTGCGTGCGCTGCTGGAACTTTACCCGCAGATCGACATGCTCTCTCTCTGGCGACGCCCCGGTGCCGCCGAATGGGGAAAACTCCAGGAGGTCGGCCATTTGCCCTCGGCATGGCGGGAAGAATACGAGGCCCATGTGCGGGAGCATTCTCATGTCGCCGAGATGGACATCAAGCGGGTTCTGCCGGCCTTCGCTCTGAGCAAGGTGGCCGCCGCCTTCCAGCGCGCGTTCGTGAAACTCGGACGGGAGGACGTGCGCCTGAGCACGGGCAGTTGGCACACGGACTGGATGCCCTCGGCATTGGAATTCTTTCCTGAGGAATTCACCATGATGCCGATCGACTCGCAGAGTATGAATCGCTATAAAGGCGGCTCGTTCTTCTATCGGGATCGGCCCCGCAAGGTGCTTGAAAGCGCGCGCGGACGGGTGACGCCGATCGTCTGGGCGCATCACGACGACGGGGAATACATCGGTCGGCCGCTCGATCCGCATGAGGATTTGAACGACACCCTTTCCGACCTGGAGGCGGGCGGGTTCGGCATCCTGCACTGGATGAACCGACCGCTGGACCTCTACTTCAAAAACCACGTCCGCCAGGTGTGGGACCGGTCGCGCAACGAGGCCCTGTCGCGTACGTGCCGGATCATGGCGCGTCATTACTTCGGCCCGGAACACGCGCAGACCCTCGGCGACCACCTGCTGCGCTGGGTTGAGGACGGGCCGATTTTCGGCCGGGTCACGAGCAATCACTTTTTCACGGAGGAGCAGTATATCCCCGAACCGGAAGAGAACATCCGCGAGTGCCGGGAGCGCCTTCAGCGGCTTCGGTCCGCCGACACCTCCGGGATGACCGCGCGTCAGCGTGAGCGCCTCGAATACTTCAGGACGCTGGAAGAAGTGATCATCGGATTCTGCCGGGACCAGGAACTCGCCTACAGCCCGGCCCGCGAGGCGATCGAGCGCGGCGAGTACGAACGGGCCCGCGCCCTCCTGAATACGGCGGACCCGGTCGGCACCATTGAACAGTACGCGGAGCTGTCTCAGATCGGTCGCCCGGATCGCGGCGAGGAGGCGATGGTCGTCTCGCTGGGTACGCGCTGGCTCACGGACTTTATCGCCGCGTCCCAGGCCGCCGGCCTCGGGGCGGTTCGAATCCACTACGGCCCTACCCGCCACGAGCCGCTCAGCATGGGCGCGGGACGCTACACCTATCATATCGATCGGAGCCGCCGGTACTGGTCGGTCCTCGGCGAACGGGAGACCGGCCTGCCGGCTGTGACGGTACCGGACGTCGTCGCACAGCCCGCTCCGAACGGCGGGACCGCGCCGGAGGAGGCCTTTCTGCGCCGAGGGGTCCGGATCGACCGGCCCGCGACCCTGACCGTCGCACCGATGGTCGACTTCTTCCGGGATCTCGCCCCCGGCGCATATCGAGTGTGCGTCTGGCTCAGTCCCGCCGACAAAACGGCCTCGTGCTGCCTCCGGGTCACCTCCGGCCCCTCCGACCCGGACGTGGTGCGGATCGAACCCGTTCGGGCGCGGTTCCTGCGGATCGAATGCCGCGGGTACGGGACCGGCGACTGGAACAGCATCCATAAACTGGAGGCCGACGCCCTCGATCGCGAAGATACCGCGGCCGTCACGGCCAGCGACTCCATCGACGGTTATCCCCCGGAGGCGGTGCTCGACGACGACGACGAGACCCGCTGGGCCACGCGGGGCGATCACTGGATCCAGGTTCCCCTGGATCCCGGCAAACCCCTCGAAACCGTGAAGATTGCCTGGTACAAGGGCGAGTCGCGTTCCTACCGCTACACCTTGAAGGTGTCCGATGACGGCGAGGACTGGCAGGAAGTCTCACGGTTGTCCGGCGGGGAAACGGACGTCAGGCGCGAGATTACTCTGGGCCACTCAACAGGGGGAGCGACCCGCGTATCGGCCTGCGAGATCCCGATCCGCCTCAAACGCCCGGCCTCGATCCGGCTGCAGGTCGAGCCCCGCGACGGCGCCGTCGTGCTGCACACGCTGACCTGCACGCCCGAAGGCGAATAGTGCGAGGGAATGGGCGGGAGGGTTCTGCAGAGGCGCCGGTTTTGCGGCGGTTTCGGAAAAACGGCCCTACCCTGCACGCTTTCATCCGCCCTAGGCGTCCCCGGTAGGGCGCAATCTCCGAGCGCGCCGCCATCCGGACAGCCTTCTGCCGGACAGCCGGATCTCTACCATACCCCTTCGTCAGCGGGATCGAAATCGGGGTTCGGTTCCGGGATGCGCGCGCCGGTGCGACGTCGCCAGTCGCGCAACAGCGCGGCCAGTTCCGCGCACAGCTCGGGCTGCGACGGCGCGAGGTTTTGTCTTTCGGAGAGGTCCTCACGCAGGTTGTACAGCTCCAGCGATCCGTCCTCGAAGTTCTCGATCAGCTTGTAGTCGCCGCGGCGCACCACGCTGTGCGGCCGCGCCCGCAAAGGCAGGTAGCCGGGGAAGTGCCAGAAAAGGGGGCGCTCCGGAAACCGCTCCGGACGGCTTTCCAGCAGCGGCCGCAGGCTCCGCCCGTCCAGTCTTCCGGGGATCCCGCATCCCGCCAGTTCAAGAAAGGTCGGATAGAGATCCGTGAGCGCGACCGGTGTACGGCACACCGCCCCCGCCTCAATACTTCCCGGGCAACGCGCGATGAACGGCACGCGGATGCCGCCCTCGTAGAACTGTCCCTTCTGTCCCCGCAACGGAGCATTGCTTGTGATCCGGCCGTTGACGGTCCACGGTTTCCCGTACACCCCGGTCGCTCCGCCGTTGTCCGACGTGAAGATCACCAGGGTGTTCTCCGCCAGACCGTGTTCCTCGAGCGCGTCGAGGACCCGGCCGACCGCGCGGTCGAGCAGTTCGACCATCGCCGCATAGGTGGGGTTGTCGTGCGTCTCCGAAGCCGGAATCCGCTCATAGTTCGCCACCCGCTCCGCCGGCGCCTTGAGCGGGCTGTGCGGAAGGATCGAAGCCAGGTAGAGGAAGAACGGCCGGTTGCGGTGATCGCCGATAAACCGGGCCGCACGACCGGACAGCACTTCGGACATCAGCTCGCCGGAGTGGGCCGGGCCGTCTTCCGTCACGACGGAGGCGTGCAGGTGGTCGAACGACCGTGCGACGACGGCCTCATCGAATCCCTTTCGCCGGATGTATTCGACGTCTTCCGCGGCGATGCGATGCATGTGGGGGACGTGTCCGCGGCGGAAGAGGGCGTGGACCTTTCCGAAGAGCGCGGTTGCGTAACCCGCCCTCCGCAGCGGCTGCGGCAGCAGGATCGCGTCCTCCGGAACGGCCTCGGGGTTCGCGCAGGCGAGCAGCTTACGCTCGCCGTACTCGAGAAACTGCTCGTGGCCGTCAAACCGCTCCGGCGGACCGACCGTGTACACGCCGTGGCGCGGGACGTACCGGCCGGTCAGGAGACAGGCGCGGGTCGGGGCGCAGTTGGCCGCGTTCGCGTAGGCGTCGGTAAACCGCATTCCCTGCGCCGCGAGACGGTCGATGTTCGGCGTCCGATGATAGGTGTTGCCATAGCATCCCGTGTCCGCCCACCCCAGGTCATCCGCCAGAATCAGGACGATGTTCGGGGGACGTTTCTCTGCCGCGTTCGTACGGAGAACACCGAGCGCGCCCGCCCCGAACGCCATGTGCAGGAAATCACTTCGCTTCACCTCATCCCTCCGCAACTCACCCGCTGATCGTATCGATTCGTTTCCGGGATTCAACGGGAAAGGCTATCGTTTGCACTTTCTCGAAAACCGGAAACTGTGAGATTATGTCTTTTAAACATGAGGACACTTCAACCCAGATGGTTCTGGATCTTTGCGGTCTTCACGTGCGCAGCACTTCTTGCGCGCGGCGAAGGGGCACTGCTGCTCGAATACAACTTCAGCGACGATCCCACGCCGTCGAAGATGGACGCGGAGTATATCGATCCCGATCTCGCAGCCACAGACATCACCGAATACGGCGACCCGGACGCCAGCGGGACCTCGCCGGAGCTGGCCAATTTCGCGGGCTATTCGCTGAACATCAAGCGCAACGCGCTCGATACGCATCCTATGAATTCCAGCGATTACCTGACGTTCACGGTCCGCACGGCCGACACGAACCGGCTGATAGATCCCGATCACGCCGAGCTGCGGTTCAACCAGTTCAGTGACGACTTCTCGTTCGTGATCTACGTCGATGCCGGCGAAGGTTTCCGGGAGGCGGCCACTCTGGGCGGAGCGAGCAACAGCTCTCTGCGGGACACGATCCGGGATCTCGACCTGGATGCGGTACCGGCCTCCACCTCGCTGGTCTTCCGGATCGAGTGCGCCCATGCCGCACCCGGTTCCGCCCTCAACACCACCCTTCAGTTCGCTCACGTCAAGCTGTACGGCGAACTCAGGAATGCGGGGCAGCGGGATTCCGCGCGGCGTTTCCCCCGACTGACGAGACTCGCCGATGCGTCGGACCGGCTCGCCCTCCGGTGGCCCGGCGTGCAGGGATCCGTGTACAGGGTCGAGTCCACGACCCACCTCGTCGGAGGCACCTGGGGCCCCGAAGCCACGAACCTTGTCGGCGCGGGGGGATTCTGCGCGGTCACAAACACAGCGGAGGGCAATCGACGTTTCTACCGCGTCCGAAAGACGGCAGCCCATGCCCCGGCTTATGCGTACCACGACATCCGCGACTACGGGGCGGTTCTCAACGACGGGCTCGACGACTCGGACGCGGTTCAGGCCGCGATCGATGCCGCCGCCGCCAGCCGCTGGAACGGGACGGTCTATTTTCCGCCCGGTGTCACGACGATCACCCGGCCGCTGGAGATGCGGATCTTCGTCAGCCTGCTCGGCGCCGGCACGCCCGGCGAAGCGGGAGGCTCTGTCCTGCGTGCCGCGCCGTCGGCCGAACTCACCTCCATGCTTTGGGGCCGCGACCCGGCGGTGCGGTTCCTGAGCATTGAGCATCTCACCTTCGACGGCGCCGGGCTGGAGATCCCGTGGATCATCGACTTCGAGGACGCCATCAATCTGCGTATCGCCAATGTACGCATCGAGAACGTCCGCGGCGGCGGGATCCGCCAGCTCCGCTCGGACGGCGATCCCTGCTGGGTGAATTTCTATGAGAACATCGAGATCGAAATCCGGGATCATTCCGGGACCGGTTTTATTCACGGCGACAGCGACAGCCACCTGGCGGATCTCAGGATCAGCGGCGCGGACGTCGGCATCCTCGAGATCGACGGCGGAGCGAATCTCTATCGCAACTGCGTGGTCTCGAACTGCATGACCGGAATGGTCCTTGCCGACGGCGCCGACTGGCGACACGCAAATTCAGTCTGTGACAGCATTTTCCGGGACAACGTCGACTACGGCCTTGCGGTAACCAACGCCGCTCCGGCACACATCGTAATCAACGGGAACGTCTTCCGGGACAACGGCGAACGCGATATCTTTCTGCAGGACGCTTCCTGCCTGGCGATCCGGGGCAACGAGTTCCAATCGGCCCTGCCCCGCGACGCGATTTTCATGGAGCCGGGCACGGTGGACTCGGTCGCCCTCACCGGCAACCGCTTCGCACGCTCCTCGCAATCGCTCGAAGGCGCGAAAAGCGTCCGGACTGAGAACGTCTTCGGTCTCACCGGAAGTGAATTCGAAGGCATTGAGCGACTTGAAATCGGTCCGCCGCCGATCGTGCCGGGAGACGTCCCGTGCGATATCAACGTGAAGGACGCACCCTACCTCGCCGCCGGGAACAAGAGCGATGACGACACCGCCGCGCTGCAGGCGGCGCTGGACACCGCGCCGGACGGGTCGATCGTCTATATCCCGCCCGGGCGCTACATGATCACCGAACCGCTTGAAATCAGGTCCTCCATCACCCTGCTCGGAGAGTACGCTGCCACATACATCGTGGCCGACGCCCCCATGGACTGCATAATCCGCGGCGCCCCGGAGTCCGGCTTTCTGGAGGATGTCCTGATCAGCTCGCTGACCCTTTCGGGCAACAATACCAACGTGGCCGCGGCCGTCCGGCTGGATGGACTGCGGCGCAGCACGCTGGATCGCGTCGACGTACGTTACCTGCCCGGACACGGCATCGTGGTTCCGGAGGGCTGCGACGGGAATCTGATCCGTTCCTGCAATATCCACAGCGCCGACACGCAGCTCGTCGTTGAGGGCGCGGGCACCACGATCGCCTCGGTCTACGCCGGCGGCGGGATGTACTACGACGAGCTGGAAGGTTCCTTCTGCGGGGTGCGGCTCACGGGTGATGCGCGATTCACGCGGATCTACACCTCGCACATCGACCACACCCGCAGGCCGGGCAATATCGCGGCGCTGCACTTCACTCATCCGACCGCCTTCGACCAGAGCGCCATCATCCGCAACAGCTACTTCGACCTTCACGACCGGGGACTGTTTTTCGATTACGACGAGCCTGCGACGGCCAACATCCTTTTTAAAGGCAACATATTCCGCGCGGTGAACGACTACAACTACCTGAACGGGAACGCAGACGGCGTGTACCTGTACGGCAGCGTGTTTCTCGATAATCACTCCGACGCGTACATCCGGCACGAGTCCGGCGAGCTGGATTATATCGAAGTCATCGGGAACGTCTTCCGCGAACCGCGGTCGTACAGCCTCCCCGGCTCGCATTCAATCGACGCGGCAAACACGACGCAGGAATAGCTTTCCCGCCCCTGCCTTCACGTTTTTACCCGCCCCGGGCGTCCCCGGTACGGCGCGATCTCTCCGCCTTCGGCGCTCCGAGTACGCGTACGCGTACGAGTACGAAAACGGCGGACGGTCTTCTGCTGTCCAGCAGAACCGCCGACAAAAAAACCCCGCGGAGCCTCAGCTTCCGCGGGGTTGAATCCGATTCGCTACTGCCGGTCAACTCGCTCTGCGGCGCAGAATCGCGAGTCCGGCGCAGGACATGATCAGCAGGCCGATCGTGGCCGGTTCAGGGATGACGGTCGTTTCGTCGCTGATGCTGTCGTAACTGTACGTCAAACCGCTTCCGGCATTGTCGACGAACAGACCGTCGTCGATCCATCCCTGCACGGCGTTGGTGGCATCGCCGCCGAACACGATCTTCGATCCCAGTTCATCGAAGAAAATGCCTTCCGTCGCGGTAGGTCCGGAATAGAAGTTCAGGGCATTGCTCGAAGTAAAATACAGCTCCCCGCCGAGCAGATTGACCTTGGCCTCTCCGCTGACGACGCCGAAATCCCACTGGCCCAGCGATCCCGTGCCCGCCAGACTGTTGGAATAAACATTCACATGTACCGTCGCGTCAATTGCTTCAGGGGTCCCGAGATTGTCGGTGCCCATGAAAAACTTTCCGCGATACTCCCCTCCGTTCATCACATTGAGGGTGAATCCGTTGTTGGTATTGGCCGCCGATGCGGCATAGAACGGATAATTCCCCAGGCCGCCTCCCTGCCAAGACGATCCGGATCCCGTGATCGTCAGCGTAGCCGAAGAATTTTTCAGCCCGTTGAGCGTCACCGCCCGTGTCTGCCCTAAGGCGGCATTAACCACCGCGCCGTTGGTCACGATGATCGTGGTATCGCGCCAGTCCTGAACGCCGGCGGGCGCGAAATTCGACGAGATCAGCATGTCCGAGTTGCGGATATTGATCCCGCCCGGAGCCGCGTTGGTAGGGTCGGCGGCGATTACATACGCCCCGCCCTCAATCACCGCGTTGCTCTGCAGCGGCAACGTGTCGTTCTCCCAGTTCAGCGGGTTGTTCCAGCGATTATCACCGGCGTCGTTGTCCCAGTGATTCTCCGCAGCCTGAACCGTCAGCGCAGCCGCCGCCAGAACAAGCATCATAATACTCAGTCTCTTCATGCCTCCTCCTCTGTTTAATGCACTCGATTGCCTTGTAAGACTACACCCACGCGGCCGTCAAGTTTTTTTGTTCAGGAATATCAAGGAACACGATGGCGGCAGCGCCGCGATCCCGTTCGCCGCAGATCCGCGCAGCGGAAAAAGTTCGTAGTAGGCCCGCAGGTCCGCGCAGCGGAGCGAGGGCCGTTATCTTAACCCGTCTTTCCCCGTTCGGCGGCCCAAACGTCTTTTTTCGGGGGTGTGACCTCCGTTTCGTCCTTTGTTTTCAAGGGGTCACGTTCCAAAAGGGGCTGTGGGGCAGACCTTGCCGGTTGACGACTTGATTTTCTGTGAAAAAATCGGGTTGTGTATTTGAAGTGCCACAGGCGACGCAAAGACGGCAAAGAGCACCGCTACTGGAGCATCGTTGAAAGTGTGCGGACCCGGCGCGGCGTCATGAAGCGTCCGCTGCTCTATCTGGGCGAACTCAACGACAGCCAGAAGGCTCAATGGTGCTCGGCACTCGACGTGCTGGATGAATCGACCGATTCGGTTCGACAGATAAGCCTGTTCCCGGAAGACCGCACGCCGCCGCCGGAGGTGTCCCATCCCGTTCGGATCCGGCTTTCCCGGCTGAGCTTGCATCATCCGCGTCAGTGGGGCGGATGCTGGCTGGCCATGGAGTTGTGGAACGAGCTGGATCTGGACCGTTTCTGGAGCCCCCGTCTTCCCGCGAGCCGCAAGGGCACCGGCTGGCTCCACGTGCTCAAAACGCTGGTGACCTATCGTCTGCTCGATCCGGGCAGCGAGTGGCGGCTGCACCGCGACTGGTTTAAGGCCAGTGCCATGGCGGACCTGCTCGGCGAAGATGAGTCCATCGCGGCCAAAAACACGCTCTACCGCTGTCTCGATAAACTCGGTGAACACAAAGCCGATCTGTTTTCGTTTCTAAAGACACAGTGGCGCCTGTTGTTCGACGCTTCCTACGAGGTGCTGCTTTATGACCTGACCAGCACCTATTTTGAATGCGACGTGCCCGAACGCGAAGGGCTGCGCAAGTTCGGCTACAGTCGGGACAAGCGATCCGACTGCGTGCAGGTGGTCATTGCGCTGATCGTCACGCCCGAGGGCTTTCCGGTCGCCTACGAGGTGATGCCCGGGAACACCTCGGATAAAACGACCCTGCCGGACTTCCTGCGCAGGATCGAGGCGCAGTACGGGAAGATGAACCGGCTCTGGATCATGGACCGGGGCATCCCGACCGAGGACGCGCTCGAACAGATGCGAGCAGAAGGCGCGAGCTATCTGGTGGGCACGCCGCGCGGGCGGCTCAGCAAGCTCGAGGACCAGCTCTTCGGTCAACCGTGGAGGCAGGTGCAGGAGCAGATCGAGGTCAAGCTGGCCCGCGACGGGGAGGATCTTTACGTCCTCACCCGCAGCGGAAGTCGCTGCGATAAAGAGCGCTCCATGCGACAGCGCAAACTCAAGAAGCTCTGGAAGCGCCTGCATCAACTGGGGGGCATGAAAAACCTCAAGCGCGACGAACTTTTGCTGAAACTGGGTGCCGCCAAACAGGAAGCGGGCAAAGCCTGGGGTCT
It contains:
- a CDS encoding discoidin domain-containing protein; amino-acid sequence: MKWNTKTVMAALIAAVPMFGRAGFAAELTARADDDPVRTAAIVIPDRPSPAEEIAGAYLEQALSALYPATSFALSGTSGDADARIFVGTPDSLPDVRAWIGPEALDGEEHFVVRHGVRDRRPAGLIAGATGRAALFGVYRLTEALGCGHYLSETTFPAPRESFSFEAWDLEDHPLVHDRIVFNWHNFLSGCSGWDEEHWLSWIEQSQKMGYNTIMVHAYGNNPMFTYTFRGMEKPAGYVATTRRGRDWGNQHVNDVRRLPGGEIFDSAEFGSEAALVPEDRRIAAKQSMMQRAFADAGRREMRVCFALDIDTASVLPQEMITALDEDERFSNGDIWLPRPDTPGGYEFYLAQVRALLELYPQIDMLSLWRRPGAAEWGKLQEVGHLPSAWREEYEAHVREHSHVAEMDIKRVLPAFALSKVAAAFQRAFVKLGREDVRLSTGSWHTDWMPSALEFFPEEFTMMPIDSQSMNRYKGGSFFYRDRPRKVLESARGRVTPIVWAHHDDGEYIGRPLDPHEDLNDTLSDLEAGGFGILHWMNRPLDLYFKNHVRQVWDRSRNEALSRTCRIMARHYFGPEHAQTLGDHLLRWVEDGPIFGRVTSNHFFTEEQYIPEPEENIRECRERLQRLRSADTSGMTARQRERLEYFRTLEEVIIGFCRDQELAYSPAREAIERGEYERARALLNTADPVGTIEQYAELSQIGRPDRGEEAMVVSLGTRWLTDFIAASQAAGLGAVRIHYGPTRHEPLSMGAGRYTYHIDRSRRYWSVLGERETGLPAVTVPDVVAQPAPNGGTAPEEAFLRRGVRIDRPATLTVAPMVDFFRDLAPGAYRVCVWLSPADKTASCCLRVTSGPSDPDVVRIEPVRARFLRIECRGYGTGDWNSIHKLEADALDREDTAAVTASDSIDGYPPEAVLDDDDETRWATRGDHWIQVPLDPGKPLETVKIAWYKGESRSYRYTLKVSDDGEDWQEVSRLSGGETDVRREITLGHSTGGATRVSACEIPIRLKRPASIRLQVEPRDGAVVLHTLTCTPEGE
- a CDS encoding sulfatase encodes the protein MKRSDFLHMAFGAGALGVLRTNAAEKRPPNIVLILADDLGWADTGCYGNTYHRTPNIDRLAAQGMRFTDAYANAANCAPTRACLLTGRYVPRHGVYTVGPPERFDGHEQFLEYGERKLLACANPEAVPEDAILLPQPLRRAGYATALFGKVHALFRRGHVPHMHRIAAEDVEYIRRKGFDEAVVARSFDHLHASVVTEDGPAHSGELMSEVLSGRAARFIGDHRNRPFFLYLASILPHSPLKAPAERVANYERIPASETHDNPTYAAMVELLDRAVGRVLDALEEHGLAENTLVIFTSDNGGATGVYGKPWTVNGRITSNAPLRGQKGQFYEGGIRVPFIARCPGSIEAGAVCRTPVALTDLYPTFLELAGCGIPGRLDGRSLRPLLESRPERFPERPLFWHFPGYLPLRARPHSVVRRGDYKLIENFEDGSLELYNLREDLSERQNLAPSQPELCAELAALLRDWRRRTGARIPEPNPDFDPADEGVW
- a CDS encoding glycosyl hydrolase family 28-related protein, with the protein product MRTLQPRWFWIFAVFTCAALLARGEGALLLEYNFSDDPTPSKMDAEYIDPDLAATDITEYGDPDASGTSPELANFAGYSLNIKRNALDTHPMNSSDYLTFTVRTADTNRLIDPDHAELRFNQFSDDFSFVIYVDAGEGFREAATLGGASNSSLRDTIRDLDLDAVPASTSLVFRIECAHAAPGSALNTTLQFAHVKLYGELRNAGQRDSARRFPRLTRLADASDRLALRWPGVQGSVYRVESTTHLVGGTWGPEATNLVGAGGFCAVTNTAEGNRRFYRVRKTAAHAPAYAYHDIRDYGAVLNDGLDDSDAVQAAIDAAAASRWNGTVYFPPGVTTITRPLEMRIFVSLLGAGTPGEAGGSVLRAAPSAELTSMLWGRDPAVRFLSIEHLTFDGAGLEIPWIIDFEDAINLRIANVRIENVRGGGIRQLRSDGDPCWVNFYENIEIEIRDHSGTGFIHGDSDSHLADLRISGADVGILEIDGGANLYRNCVVSNCMTGMVLADGADWRHANSVCDSIFRDNVDYGLAVTNAAPAHIVINGNVFRDNGERDIFLQDASCLAIRGNEFQSALPRDAIFMEPGTVDSVALTGNRFARSSQSLEGAKSVRTENVFGLTGSEFEGIERLEIGPPPIVPGDVPCDINVKDAPYLAAGNKSDDDTAALQAALDTAPDGSIVYIPPGRYMITEPLEIRSSITLLGEYAATYIVADAPMDCIIRGAPESGFLEDVLISSLTLSGNNTNVAAAVRLDGLRRSTLDRVDVRYLPGHGIVVPEGCDGNLIRSCNIHSADTQLVVEGAGTTIASVYAGGGMYYDELEGSFCGVRLTGDARFTRIYTSHIDHTRRPGNIAALHFTHPTAFDQSAIIRNSYFDLHDRGLFFDYDEPATANILFKGNIFRAVNDYNYLNGNADGVYLYGSVFLDNHSDAYIRHESGELDYIEVIGNVFREPRSYSLPGSHSIDAANTTQE
- a CDS encoding PEP-CTERM sorting domain-containing protein (PEP-CTERM proteins occur, often in large numbers, in the proteomes of bacteria that also encode an exosortase, a predicted intramembrane cysteine proteinase. The presence of a PEP-CTERM domain at a protein's C-terminus predicts cleavage within the sorting domain, followed by covalent anchoring to some some component of the (usually Gram-negative) cell surface. Many PEP-CTERM proteins exhibit an unusual sequence composition that includes large numbers of potential glycosylation sites. Expression of one such protein has been shown restore the ability of a bacterium to form floc, a type of biofilm.); this translates as MKRLSIMMLVLAAAALTVQAAENHWDNDAGDNRWNNPLNWENDTLPLQSNAVIEGGAYVIAADPTNAAPGGINIRNSDMLISSNFAPAGVQDWRDTTIIVTNGAVVNAALGQTRAVTLNGLKNSSATLTITGSGSSWQGGGLGNYPFYAASAANTNNGFTLNVMNGGEYRGKFFMGTDNLGTPEAIDATVHVNVYSNSLAGTGSLGQWDFGVVSGEAKVNLLGGELYFTSSNALNFYSGPTATEGIFFDELGSKIVFGGDATNAVQGWIDDGLFVDNAGSGLTYSYDSISDETTVIPEPATIGLLIMSCAGLAILRRRAS
- a CDS encoding IS1634 family transposase; translated protein: MYLKCHRRRKDGKEHRYWSIVESVRTRRGVMKRPLLYLGELNDSQKAQWCSALDVLDESTDSVRQISLFPEDRTPPPEVSHPVRIRLSRLSLHHPRQWGGCWLAMELWNELDLDRFWSPRLPASRKGTGWLHVLKTLVTYRLLDPGSEWRLHRDWFKASAMADLLGEDESIAAKNTLYRCLDKLGEHKADLFSFLKTQWRLLFDASYEVLLYDLTSTYFECDVPEREGLRKFGYSRDKRSDCVQVVIALIVTPEGFPVAYEVMPGNTSDKTTLPDFLRRIEAQYGKMNRLWIMDRGIPTEDALEQMRAEGASYLVGTPRGRLSKLEDQLFGQPWRQVQEQIEVKLARDGEDLYVLTRSGSRCDKERSMRQRKLKKLWKRLHQLGGMKNLKRDELLLKLGAAKQEAGKAWGLVDLRLPQPREAVTPESFHFRLNRKKLRKARRGEGTYLLRTNLAAEQPEELWKQYMVLNEVEQAFKELKNDLDIRPVYHQKDERIEAHIFVSFLSYALQVTLKQRAKARAPGLTPRAILEKFKAVQMIDVHLPTTDGRTLILPRYTQPEKDLQLLLHQLNLTLPEQPPPRLEELKKKCGADL